A stretch of DNA from Gottschalkia acidurici 9a:
GAGGTAGAACTCATAGAAAAGATAAACAACTTAGGAATAGGACCACAGGGGCTAGGAGGAAATACTACAGCATTAGGAGTAAATATAGAGACTTTTCCTACACATATAGCTGGGCTTCCTGTTGCAGTAAATATAAATTGCCACGTTTCTAGACATATAGAGGCAGAAATATAAGCATGTGAGCGAAGAAAATTAAGGAGTGATATAAAGTTGGAACAAGTAAAGGCAAAATATATACAAACTCCATTAACAGAAGAAAAAACACTTGAACTAAAAGCGGGAGATCAAGTTTATATAAGCGGAATAGTATATACTGCTAGAGATGCTGCTCACAAAAGAATGATAGAGGAGCTAGAAGTGGGAAAGGATTTACCATTTGATATAAAAGACTCCACCATATACTATACGGGGCCGTGTCCACCGAGACCCGGAGAAATAATAGGTTCATCAGGACCAACTACAAGCTATAGAATGGACTCATATACTCCTACACTTTTAGATAGAGGACTAAGAGGAATGATAGGTAAAGGAGAAAGATCTAAGGAAGTAATATCAAGCATGATAAAAAATAAAAGTGTTTACTTTGCAGTTATAGGTGGGGCAGGAGCACTAATCTCTAGTTGTATAAAAGAAGTAGAAGTTATAGCTTATGAGGATTTAGGAACTGAAGCTATTAGAAAAATATATATAGAAAATATGCCAGCAATAGTCGCAATAGATTCACAGGGAAATAGCCTATTTGAAAGAGGGGAATAAAATGGATGTTAACGAAAGATCATTAAGACTTCATGAAGAAAATAAAGGAAAGCTATCCATCAAATCTAAAGTAAAAGTAGAAAACAAAGAGGATTTATCATTAGCGTATACTCCAGGTGTAGCAGAGCCATGCAGAAAAATACATGCCAACAAAGAAGATGTATATAAATATACGTCAAAAGGAAATACAGTAGCAGTAATAACTGATGGTAGTGCAGTTTTAGGACTAGGAGATATAGGCCCAGAGGCATCACTGCCAGTTATGGAAGGTAAATGTATCTTATTTAAAGAATTTGCAGATGTGGATGCTTTGCCTATATGTATAGATTCAAAAGATGTAGAAACTATAATACAAACAGTAAAATTGATAAGTCCAACACTTGGAGGTATAAATTTAGAAGATATATCAGCTCCAAGGTGTTTCGAGATAGAAGAAAGACTAAAAAAGGAATTAGGTATACCAGTATTTCATGACGATCAGCATGGAACAGCTATAGTAGTTTTGACAGGAATACTGAATAGTTGCAGGCTACTAAATAAAAATATAGAAGACTTAAAGATAGTTATAAATGGCTCAGGATCAGCAGGTATAGCAATATGCAAGATATTATCTAAAGTAGGCGTAAAAGACATAATACTTTGTGATACTAAAGGAGCTATCTATAAAGGCAGAGAAAATTTAAACTGGATAAAAGAAGAAATATCAGAAATTACTAATAAAGATCTAGAAAGTGGAAGGCTAGAAGATATCATAGTAGGAAAGGATGTATTTATAGGAGTATCAGCTCCAAACATACTTACAGGTGAAATGGTAAAGAGCATGAGTAACGATTCTATAATATTTGCACTAGCAAATCCAATACCTGAAATAATGCCAGATGTAGCACAAGCGAATGGGGCAAAAATAATAGCTACAGGAAGATCAGACTTCCCGAATCAAATAAATAATGTGCTAGCATTTCCGGGAATATTTAGAGGAGCATTAGATGCAAGAGCAGAAGAAATAACTGATGAAATGAAAATAGAAGCAGCAAAAGCTATAGCTAGTATTATATCTGATGAAGAAATAAACGAAGAATATATAATACCAGATCCATTTGATAAAAGAGTAATGCCAGTAGTAGCAGAGGCTGTAAGAAAAGCTGTGGAAGAAAAACTTAAATAAAATGAAAATTTACTTTGATAAGAATTCCTATAGGAGAGAAAAAATGAAAACATCCTATAGGATATTTTTTACCCTTATTTGATTAACCAAACGTGAAAAGAAAAATGTATAAAGATATCTTATATTTGAAGAGTTCCAGCATTACGCTTAAAAACAGTAATACGACTATTTATATACATAGTTATAAATTTAGTTATTGTAACAATAACCAAGCCCTAAGAATAAAATAAATCAATCTGGAAATAATCAAACCATACATAAAAAATAAGGGGTTGATATTAGTGGAAGCTAGTTACTGTAAAACTTGTAAAAAGGATAATGATGGAGGAATAGATTTATTAGGAGTACATATATGTAGAGAATGTTTAGACTCTATAACTAATCTAGAGGTAGGAGACTTAGCTTATGAATACTATAAGTCTGTCATAGGCAAAGTTTGGACTGATTATTATAAGATGAGACTTAATTAAAGAAAAATAAATTGTGAAAAATAGAATACAACAAAAAAGAAAGATATAGGAATCTCCTATATCTTTTTAACGTTTATAATAAAGGGGTTTATTATTTAAAGAAAATTTTATCTCCATTTCATTATATAACTAATACAGGATATATTCAAATAAATATTTAAAAATTATTATCTTTTCTATATACATATTTCTACAATACTATAAAAGGAAAAAGCAGATTAGAGTAGAATAAATATACTAGGAGGATAATTTTATGAAAACGCCAATAATAGACGGACTTAAAAAATACATAAAAGAAGAAAATATAAGATTCCATATGCCAGGGCATAAAGGAAAAAAGAACTACAAGAACTAGGAATGTTAATACCATATATAGACGTAACAGAAGTCGAGGGAACAGATAATCTACATCTTCCAACCGCAATGATAAAATCAAGCCAAGAATTAGCTGCCAAAACCTTTAAGGCTAAAAAGACATTTTATTCAGTAAATGGAACCACAGGAGGGATATATGCAGCTATAACCAGTCAAGTTAAACCAGGAGAAAAAATATTAATCCAGAGAGATTGTCATAGATCAGTTCATAATGCATTAGTACTAGGAAGAATAGATCATGACTATATGTATCCAGTCTATGACAGTAAATGTAATATACTAACAGGGATAAATCCCGATGATATAGAGAAAAAATTAAAAGAAGATAGTGAAATAAAAGCAATAGTTATAACTTATCCATCATATTATGGAGTATGTAGTGATATTGAAAAAATATGTAAAATAGCACATAGGTATAACAAGTTATTAATTGTAGATGAAGCTCATGGAAGTCATCTAGGATTTAGTGAAAGACTACCAAAGTCATCAATAGAAGCAGGAGCTGATATAGTAATACAGAGTACACATAAGACATTACCAGCTTTTACTCAGAGCTCTATGGTTCATGTAGGCACAGATAGAGTAGATATAGAAAAGCTAGAAAAAATGATGTCAATATATCAAACAACTAGTCCATCATATCTACTACTATCTTCAATTGATTATGCTGTAGGATATATGGACGTATATGGTAGAGAAAAACTTAATGTAATCTTAGATAAAATACAAGAAGTCACTATCTATTTGGAAAGATTACAAAAAGTCAAAATATTTAATAAGAATGATATAGTGCATAACAACTTTCATGATTTTGATAATACAAAACTACTTTTTAATGTAGAAGGAATCACAGGTAAGAAACTTGAAGAAATATTAAGACGAGACTATCATATACAACTAGAAATGAGTGATTACTATTACGGACTAGCTCTTACTTCAATACTAGATGAAAATAGTGACTTAGAAAAATTAGCACTTGCAATAGAGGATATATCTAAAAAAGATGAATACACAAATAAGGATTTAGCAATTAAAGAATTTAATGATATAAGGAATATAAATCCTAAAATAGTAATGTCACTATATGAAGCTTTTTATAACAACAAAATTAGTGTACAATTAAAGGAGAGCATAGGTAAGATATCTGGGGATTTTATAATTCCATATCCGCCAGGAATACCTATACTAGCACCAGGAGAAATTGTAACTAAGGAAATTGTTGAATATATAGAAAAACTTATAGAAAATAACGTACAGATATTAGGACTAACGAATGGAAATATACTTATAACGAAGTGAGAGGAGAACAAATGAAGGGCTTATTCATAACATTAGAGGGACCAGATGGATCTGGTAAAAGTACAGTGTCAAGAATGTTGGCATCATATCTAAGGGAAAGAGGGCTTAGAGTAACATTAACCAGAGAACCAGGTGGAACAGACATAAGTGAGAAGATAAGACATATTATATTAGACAATAAAAATACGGAAATAGCGTATACAACAGAAGCTTTATTATACGCAGCTTCTAGAGCACAGCATATATCGGAGAAGATAGTGCCAGCTATAGATGATGGAAGGATAATAATATGTGATAGATTTGTACTATCAAGTTTAGTATATCAAGGTATAGGAAGGGGTCTAGGAATAGATAGTGTAAAGATGATAAATGATTTTGCAATTCAAGGCATAGAACCAGACGCTATACTCTTTTTTGATATAAATCCCAAAATAGCTTTAAAAAGAAAGACTAGAAAATCTAAAGGCGATAGACTAGAGAAAGAAGATATAAGCTTTCATGAGAAAGTATATAAAGGATATAAACATCTTACAGAGATCTACTCAGAGAAAATTAAAGTGATAGATGCTTCTAAAAGTAAGGAAGAAGTATTTAATCAAGTAAGGAATATTGTCGATATATTGTTAAATGAAGACAAATAAAGAAAGGGTGGTATGATGAAACTTATAGTAGCTATTATTCAAGATGAGGATACTCAAGAACTTGTAGATAGGCTTACAGAAGAGAAGATAAGTTCCACTAAGTTAGCTTCAACAGGTGGGTTTCTGAAATCTGGGAACACAACATTATTGATAGGGATAGAGAAAGAGAAAGTGGACTATGTTATATCTATAATAGAAGAGAAGTGCAAAAGCAGAACTAAGGTAACATCGACACCAATAACTACCACATGGATACCAACAGCATATATACCTCAAGCTATAGAAGTTCCAATAGGTGGGGCAACTATATTCGTACTAGACGTAGACAAGTTTGCGAAAGTATAGGAGAGAATAAAAAATGATAAAAATAAATGATATAAAGAGTGGATCGCCTCAACAAATAGATAATATTAATAAAGATAATTTAAATAAAAAGGTTGGTAATAAGAAGTTCTCTAAGGAGCTCGCTCATTTAGACGAATTAACAGTAAAGGAAAAGCTTGAGTATCTTCTTACAAAAATAGATAAACAGTCTGAAAAACTATCTGCTAAAGTAGACATAAAAGAGCTTATAGTATATAAAAAGTTAATATCAGAGTTTTTACAAGAATCGGTTAGTTCCATGGCTAAGTTTACTAAGGATAGTTTTTTAGATAGACGTGGAAGACACAGAGTTCACTCATTGGTAAAAAAAGTAGATAGTGAGCTAGAAGCATTGACAAAGGATGTGCTTTCAAAAGAGAGTGATAATATAAATATACTAAAAAAGATGCAAGATATAAGAGGACTTATAGTAGATATATATATGTAATCGGAGGATCATAATGGATTTTAATGATGTAATAGGTCATGAAAAGATAATATCTAACCTTAAGAATACTATTAGGAATGACCATGTAGCACATAGTTATTTATTTGAGGGATCAAAACTTATAGGAAAAGAGACCTTAGGAAAAGTATTTGCAAAAACATTACTTTGTGAAAAAAGGTCAGTAGAGCCTTGCAATATATGTCAATCATGTATACAGTTTGATAAGACTAATCATCCAGATTTTAAAATAATTTATCCAGATGGGCAGTCTTTTAAAAAAGATCAGGCTGAAGAAATTCAAAGAGATATAAGAATAAAGCCCTTTAATTCATATAGGAAAGTATATATATTAAAAGATATAGAAAAGATGACTATAGAAGCACAAAATAGCTTCTTAAAGACATTAGAAGAACCACCTGAATACGCGGTTATAATAATGACTACAGTTAATAAGTACAAATTAGTACCTACTATATTGTCTAGATGCCAAACCATAAATTTCACACTTGTAGAAAGCTCAAAGATAGAGAAGTCACTCGTAGAAAGGCTTAAGAAAAGTGACGCAGAGGCTAAGTTCTTATCTTTATTTTCAAATGGAATAGTAGGAAAAGCAATAGCGCTGTCGGAAAGTGAAGATTTTAAAAAGATAAGAGAAGAGCTAATTACTGCAATAGATACCACATTAAATGAAGACAGAACCAAAGTATTTTCTACAAGTGAGTTTTTTCAAGAGAATAAAGATGATATAGAAGATATTTTAGATATGATTTTATTATGGTTTAGAGATATACTAATATATAAAGAAAGTAATAATGAGAATTATCTGGTAAATAAAGATAAAGTTCACACTATCATAAATCACTCTAAAAATTTAAATATAGAAAAAATACATGATATAATAGAAACTGTAATAAATACTAAAGAAAGCATAGATTCAAAAGTAAATTTTGGATTAGCTATAGAGATGATGCTTTTACAGATTCAGGAGGTTTGATATGGTAACTGTAGTAGGAGTTAGATTTAAAAAAGCAGGTAAGATATACTACTTTGATCCTGATAATATAGATGTAAAGAAAGAAGATTATGTTATAGTAGAGACTGCGAGAGGTATAGAGTTCGGACATATTGTAGTAGGACCTAAGGAAATATATGAAGATGAAATAGTTGCTCCTCTTAAAAAGGTATTAAGAGCTGCAACAGAAGAAGATATAGAAAAGCATGATGAAAATCAATCTAAACAACTAGAAGCTTTTAGAATATGTTTAGAGAAAATAGAGCAACATAAGTTAGATATGAAGTTAATAGATGTAGAGTATACTTTTGATAATAATAAAGTTATATTTTACTTTACATCTGAAGGAAGAGTAGACTTCAGAGAGTTAGTTAAAGATCTAGCTTCAATATTTAGGACTAGAATAGAGCTAAGACAAATAGGAGTTAGAGATGAGGCAAAGATGATAGGTGGATTAGGACCTTGTGGAAGATCCTTATGTTGTGCTACATTTTTAGGAGAATTTGATCCTGTGTCTATAAAAATGGCAAAAGAACAAAACTTATCATTGAATCCAACTAAGATATCGGGAATATGTGGAAGATTAATGTGTTGTTTAAAATATGAGCATGAAGCTTATGAGGATATATTAGAAAGACTTCCGCACGTAGGATCAAGAGTTATGACACCTAGTGGTGAAGGTATAGTAGTAGATACAGTAACACTTTTAGAATTAGTAAAAGTTAGAGTTAAATCTGATGAGGGCACAGAAGAAATAGTACCGTTCATAATAGAAGAAGTAAAAGAGCTGGAAGAAAAGAATAAAAGAAGTTTTAAATCACATGAAAATGAGAAAGATATGAGAAGTATACTGGAAATGGAAGATATAGATCCAGAAGAAAGAGCGGAGTTAGAACGGCTGTTAAAGGAGTAATAATCAACGTTACAAAATATATGAAAAGATAAAAAAAGCGCTTTCATTATAATTAGAAAAGTGATAGAATATAGTGGAGTTAGTATATTAGATTTGCGGAGGTGAAAATAATGGCTTACGTAATCAATGAAGCATGCATAAGCTGTGGAGCATGTGAACCAGAATGCCCAGTAAATGCAATAAGTTCAGGAGATGACAGATACGTTATCGATGCGGATACTTGCATAGACTGTGGAGCATGTGCAGGTGTTTGTCCAGTAGACGCACCAGTACAAGCGTAGTTCGCACATAGTTAACAAAGAACTACTCCTTTTAATCGGTTTAAAAGGAGTAGTTTTTTTATTATAGGAGAATAATATGGAAAACTTGACTTTGAGACAAAACGAAAGAATAGATGATTTACAGTGTAAAGGATTAAAAATAATTCAAAATAAAGATTGGTTTTGCTTTGGAATGGATGCAGTTCTTTTAGCGAACTATTGTGATATAAAGAAAAACTCAACAGTAGTAGATTTAGGAACAGGAACAGGTATAATACCAGTTCTTTTATGTGGTAAAAACGAAGTGAAAAAGATATATGCAGTTGAAATCCAAGAAGAAGTTGCAGAAATGGCTAATAGAACAGTATTACTAAATAACCTTGAAGAAAAAATAGAAATAGTTAATATAGATTTAAAAGAAGCAGTAGAAAAATTAGGAGTAAATAAATTTGATGTAGTGACATCGAATCCGCCATATATGAACTGTGGAAGTGGACTTCAAAATAAACAAGATAAAAAGACTATTTCAAGACACGAAGTGAAATGTGACTTGGAAGATGTCATAAAAGTAGCAAGCAGACTTTTAAAACACAATGGAAAGTTTTTTTTAGTTCACAGACCTAATAGAATAGTAGATATATTTACTTTACTTAGACAATATAAGCTGGAACCTAAAAATATAAGATTTATCTATCCAAAAGTAGGAGAAAGACCGAATCTAGTCCTTATAAAGAGTATAAAAGCTTCGAAGCCAGATTTGAAGTTTGAAGAACCACTGTATGTTTATGATGATAGAGGAAACTATACAGATGAAATATTAAAGATATACGGGATGGATAAGGAAGTAAAGGAAGATAAAAATGGATAAAACAAAAAATATGGGACGCTTATTTATATGCCCTACCCCTATAGGAAATTTAGAGGATATTACATTTAGAGTAATAAAAACATTAAATGAGGTGGATTTAATAGCTGCTGAAGATACTAGACATACCATAAAGCTATTAAACCACTTTGAAATAAAAAAACCCCTTACAAGCTATCATGAGCATAATAAAAAAGAAAAGGGAAAAGTATTAATAGACAGAATGATACAAGGTGAAAATATAGCTGTAGTTTCAGACGCTGGAATGCCAGGAATATCAGATCCAGGCGAAGATTTAGTTAAATTAGCTATAGAGAATGGTATAGAAGTAACAGCACTTCCAGGGCCTACAGCATTTGTACTTGGACTAGTTCTTTCTGGGCTTAATACTAGGAAATTTGTATATGAAGGGTTTCTCTCATCAAATAAAAAAGAAAGAAAAGAAGAATTGAGAAAGCTTGAAAAAGAAACAAGAACTATTATATTATATGAATCTCCACATAGAATAAAGGACCTTTTAGAAGACATGAAGGAAATAATGGGTAATAGGAATATATCTGTATCTAGAGAACTCACTAAGAAATATGAAGAAATATTTAGAGGAAATATAGAGGAGGCTTTAGATAGATTTAATAGAGAAGACCCGAGAGGTGAATTCGTAGTAGTGATACAAGGAGTATCTATTCAAGAAATAGAAAGAGAAGAACGTGATAAGTGGGAAAACTTAAGTATAAGAGATCACATCACCTTATATATGAGTCAGAATCTAAGTAAAAAAGATGCTATTAAAAAGGTAGCAAAAGATAGAAAGCTTCACAAAAATGAAGTATATAAAGAAGGTTTAGATCTATAAAAAAAGGAGTGGCGAAAAATAGATCGCCACTTTAAGTACAAAATTTATTTAAATTATTTTTGAAGTTCGTCCATACAAGCAGGACAAATATTTTTTCCTTTAAAGTTTGTTATATCTTTAGCTTGTCCACAGAAAAGACACGCTGGAGCATATTTTTTAAGTATTATTTGTTCGCCATCTACATAAATTTCTAAAGAATCCTTTTCTGCGATGTCTAGAGTTCTTCTAAGTTCTATAGGAATAACAACTCTACCTAATTCGTCTACTTTTCTCACTATACCTGTTGATTTCATAATTACAATCCTCCTAAGTTTAAATGCGTCAAAATTCGACTGCTTTATTCACTTTAAATAGTACCATATATTACAATAACAGTCAACACAAAAACCGCAAAAAAATAAAAAAGATGTCGAATGATAGAAAATTATAAAAATAATTCTTGTATTATGTAAAAAGGAAAGCATTTTCACGGGTTTTATTAACTGTTTATTCGACAATTATATGGAATTAAGGACATTTATAATTAAAGCCAAGTATCTAAAGATATAACGTTACAAAAAATCTACTCAAGGTAATTAAAATAATTCTCTTAACATATATATTTACTAGATAAAAATTAACTAAGTCGGGAGAATTAAAATGATAAATTATATTTGGTTTTTTCTAATACTTATAAGTATAGTAGTATCTGCATTGAATGGCAAATTAGATGTTATAAATCAATCAATAATGACAGATGCACAAGAGGGAGTAACTTTTGGAATAAGTTTAATAGGAATAATGGCTATGTGGATGGGACTTATAAAGATAGCAGAAAAATCAGGATTATTAAGAACTATAGGTAAGATTATAACTCCAATAACATCTTTCTTATTTCCTAATATACCCAAGAATCATCCGGCAATGAGTTCTATAGTTATGAATATGGTTACTAATATGTTTGGAGCAGGGAATTCAGCAACAGCCATAGGTATCAAAGCAATGGAAGAAATGAATACTTTAAATAGGGATAAAAGGAAAGCAACTAATGACATGTGTATGTTTCTTGTTATAAACATGTCATCTATACAACTAATTCCCATTACAGTATTAAAATTAAGAGCAGATGCAGGATCTGCTAATCCAACAGAGATTATAGGAACTACTTTGATAGCTACACTTGTATCTACTGTAATAGGGGTTCTCACTGCAAAGATATTACAGAGGGGAAGGTGATATTATGGTAGATATAATAAATATAGCATCTGTAGCAATAATACCAATAATAATGAGTATAATACTCATACATGGATACATAAATAAAGTCGATCTTTATGACTGTTTTGTAGAAGGAGCTAAAGAAGGATTCAAGTCAGCAATAAGGATAATACCATATCTTATAGCGATCTTTATAGCTATAGGACTATTTAGAAAATCAGGATCAATGGAAATACTCACTAAGATACTAAGTCCATTAGGAAGACTGGCGGGTATACCACAAGAAACTATGCCATTATTCATTATAAGACCTATATCAGGAAGTGCGTCACTTGGAGTCTTAAAGGATATAATAACTACATATGGACCAGATTCATTTATAGGAAGAGTATCATCGACAATGATGGGTTCTGCAGAAACTATTATATATACTATGGCGGTTTATTTTGGAGCTGTAGGAATAAAAGATTCTAGACATACATTAGGAGCAGCTTTAGTGTCACATTTAGCTGGTACAATAGCATCGGTCGTGGTATGTAGTATTGTGTTTTAATTTATAAATGGAGAGAAATAAGATACCAGATAAATATATGAATTTTCTGGTATCTTATTTCTTATTTAATTGAAATCTTAATTATTTTCTGTTTTGATAAAAAACGTAGTATCATATGCTGGAATAAATAAAAATATATTATGGTGTTATATTAAGTATAATCAATTACACATATTGAAATAATAAATAGTATTTAAGCTACAAAAATATATAAATGTAGTTAGAGTAAATTAATTATATAGAAGTATCTTTTACCTTGTGATATAATCGGTTATAATAGTATCAAGCTAATTATAAGTACTATCTAAATATGATTGAAATTTTATACGACTAAATATATTTTTTATATAGCTTTAGTTAAATAGTTTAAGATAAATAGAAACTATGAAGGGAAGAGTAGGATTAATTTTTATCTGAAAGAGAGCCAAGATAGGTGAAAGTTGGCGTTAAAAGTTATTCTGAATATGGCCCCTGAGTTATATAGTTGAAATTAAGTAGGCTATATCGGAAATCAACCGTTATATTGATGGGTTAAAGACCTAGTGAGTTCTAAATTGTGAAGTTTAGATAAATTAGAGTGGTACCGCGAAGACTAAGCCTTCGTCTCTATAAAGTGATACTTAATTTAGTTAGATTTTATATCTGGCTGAATTTTAGTTGAACTTATCAAAGAATAATATAATTCTGAAAAATTGTATTATTTCTTGATAAAGAGATAGAAGGTTTTTTTATATAAAAATATAAACGATGGAGGATGAGAAAATGAGTAAAAAAAGTTTTTACGTAACAACACCTATCTATTATCCAAGTGATAATTTACATATAGGTCATACTTACTGTACTGTTGCAACAGATACAATGGCTAGATTTAAAAGATTACAAGGATATGATGTTAAATTTTTAACAGGAACAGATGAGCATGGTCAGAAAATTCAAACAGTGGCTAAAGAAAAAGGACTTAAGCCAAAGGAATTTCTAGATGGAATAGTAGGTAATATAAAAGAATTATGGAAAGCTTTAGATATATCATATGACAGATTTATAAGAACTACAGATGAAGATCATAAAGAAATAGTACAAAAGATATTTCAAAAATTATATGATAAAGGTGATATATATAAAGGATTCTATGAAGGACACTATTGTACTCCTTGTGAATCATTTTGGACAGAAACCCAACTAGAAGATGGAAAGTGTCCAGATTGTAAAAGAGAAGTGAAGTTTGCAAAAGAAGAGACTTATTTTTTCAGATTATCAAAATATCAAGATAGATTATTAGAATTATTACAAAGAGATGATTTTTTACAACCAGAATCAAGAAGAAATGAAATGATAAATAACTTCATAAAGCCAGGACTAGAAGATTTAAGTGTGACTAGATCGTCATTTGATTGGGGAATAAAGGTGCCATTTGACGATAAACATGTAATATATGTTTGGATAGATGCACTAAGCAACTATATAACAGCGCTTGGATATTTAACTGGTAATGATGAAGAATTTAAAAAATATTGGCCAGCAGATATTCAATTTGTAGGAAAAGAGATAGTTAGATTCCACACTATTATATGGCCTGCAATTTTAATGGCTTTAGATATAGAGCTTCCTAAGAAAGTATTTGGTCACGGTTGGATACTATTTGACGATGATAAGATGTCAAAATCAAAAGGAAATGTAATATATCCAGAACCACTAATTGAGCTGTATGGAGTGGATGCTTTAAAATATTTCTTACTAAGAGAATTCTCATTTGGAAATGATGGCTCTTATACTAATGAGAAGTTTT
This window harbors:
- a CDS encoding ATP-binding protein — protein: MDFNDVIGHEKIISNLKNTIRNDHVAHSYLFEGSKLIGKETLGKVFAKTLLCEKRSVEPCNICQSCIQFDKTNHPDFKIIYPDGQSFKKDQAEEIQRDIRIKPFNSYRKVYILKDIEKMTIEAQNSFLKTLEEPPEYAVIIMTTVNKYKLVPTILSRCQTINFTLVESSKIEKSLVERLKKSDAEAKFLSLFSNGIVGKAIALSESEDFKKIREELITAIDTTLNEDRTKVFSTSEFFQENKDDIEDILDMILLWFRDILIYKESNNENYLVNKDKVHTIINHSKNLNIEKIHDIIETVINTKESIDSKVNFGLAIEMMLLQIQEV
- a CDS encoding NAD(P)-dependent malic enzyme, translated to MDVNERSLRLHEENKGKLSIKSKVKVENKEDLSLAYTPGVAEPCRKIHANKEDVYKYTSKGNTVAVITDGSAVLGLGDIGPEASLPVMEGKCILFKEFADVDALPICIDSKDVETIIQTVKLISPTLGGINLEDISAPRCFEIEERLKKELGIPVFHDDQHGTAIVVLTGILNSCRLLNKNIEDLKIVINGSGSAGIAICKILSKVGVKDIILCDTKGAIYKGRENLNWIKEEISEITNKDLESGRLEDIIVGKDVFIGVSAPNILTGEMVKSMSNDSIIFALANPIPEIMPDVAQANGAKIIATGRSDFPNQINNVLAFPGIFRGALDARAEEITDEMKIEAAKAIASIISDEEINEEYIIPDPFDKRVMPVVAEAVRKAVEEKLK
- a CDS encoding tRNA1(Val) (adenine(37)-N6)-methyltransferase; this translates as MENLTLRQNERIDDLQCKGLKIIQNKDWFCFGMDAVLLANYCDIKKNSTVVDLGTGTGIIPVLLCGKNEVKKIYAVEIQEEVAEMANRTVLLNNLEEKIEIVNIDLKEAVEKLGVNKFDVVTSNPPYMNCGSGLQNKQDKKTISRHEVKCDLEDVIKVASRLLKHNGKFFLVHRPNRIVDIFTLLRQYKLEPKNIRFIYPKVGERPNLVLIKSIKASKPDLKFEEPLYVYDDRGNYTDEILKIYGMDKEVKEDKNG
- a CDS encoding Fe-S-containing hydro-lyase, which gives rise to MEQVKAKYIQTPLTEEKTLELKAGDQVYISGIVYTARDAAHKRMIEELEVGKDLPFDIKDSTIYYTGPCPPRPGEIIGSSGPTTSYRMDSYTPTLLDRGLRGMIGKGERSKEVISSMIKNKSVYFAVIGGAGALISSCIKEVEVIAYEDLGTEAIRKIYIENMPAIVAIDSQGNSLFERGE
- a CDS encoding DUF362 domain-containing protein, whose product is MAYVINEACISCGACEPECPVNAISSGDDRYVIDADTCIDCGACAGVCPVDAPVQA
- the tmk gene encoding dTMP kinase, which codes for MKGLFITLEGPDGSGKSTVSRMLASYLRERGLRVTLTREPGGTDISEKIRHIILDNKNTEIAYTTEALLYAASRAQHISEKIVPAIDDGRIIICDRFVLSSLVYQGIGRGLGIDSVKMINDFAIQGIEPDAILFFDINPKIALKRKTRKSKGDRLEKEDISFHEKVYKGYKHLTEIYSEKIKVIDASKSKEEVFNQVRNIVDILLNEDK
- a CDS encoding YaaR family protein, which produces MIKINDIKSGSPQQIDNINKDNLNKKVGNKKFSKELAHLDELTVKEKLEYLLTKIDKQSEKLSAKVDIKELIVYKKLISEFLQESVSSMAKFTKDSFLDRRGRHRVHSLVKKVDSELEALTKDVLSKESDNINILKKMQDIRGLIVDIYM
- a CDS encoding aminotransferase class I/II-fold pyridoxal phosphate-dependent enzyme translates to MLIPYIDVTEVEGTDNLHLPTAMIKSSQELAAKTFKAKKTFYSVNGTTGGIYAAITSQVKPGEKILIQRDCHRSVHNALVLGRIDHDYMYPVYDSKCNILTGINPDDIEKKLKEDSEIKAIVITYPSYYGVCSDIEKICKIAHRYNKLLIVDEAHGSHLGFSERLPKSSIEAGADIVIQSTHKTLPAFTQSSMVHVGTDRVDIEKLEKMMSIYQTTSPSYLLLSSIDYAVGYMDVYGREKLNVILDKIQEVTIYLERLQKVKIFNKNDIVHNNFHDFDNTKLLFNVEGITGKKLEEILRRDYHIQLEMSDYYYGLALTSILDENSDLEKLALAIEDISKKDEYTNKDLAIKEFNDIRNINPKIVMSLYEAFYNNKISVQLKESIGKISGDFIIPYPPGIPILAPGEIVTKEIVEYIEKLIENNVQILGLTNGNILITK
- a CDS encoding sigma factor G inhibitor Gin codes for the protein MEASYCKTCKKDNDGGIDLLGVHICRECLDSITNLEVGDLAYEYYKSVIGKVWTDYYKMRLN
- a CDS encoding cyclic-di-AMP receptor; translated protein: MKLIVAIIQDEDTQELVDRLTEEKISSTKLASTGGFLKSGNTTLLIGIEKEKVDYVISIIEEKCKSRTKVTSTPITTTWIPTAYIPQAIEVPIGGATIFVLDVDKFAKV
- a CDS encoding PSP1 domain-containing protein; this encodes MVTVVGVRFKKAGKIYYFDPDNIDVKKEDYVIVETARGIEFGHIVVGPKEIYEDEIVAPLKKVLRAATEEDIEKHDENQSKQLEAFRICLEKIEQHKLDMKLIDVEYTFDNNKVIFYFTSEGRVDFRELVKDLASIFRTRIELRQIGVRDEAKMIGGLGPCGRSLCCATFLGEFDPVSIKMAKEQNLSLNPTKISGICGRLMCCLKYEHEAYEDILERLPHVGSRVMTPSGEGIVVDTVTLLELVKVRVKSDEGTEEIVPFIIEEVKELEEKNKRSFKSHENEKDMRSILEMEDIDPEERAELERLLKE